TCGCTGATCTTGCGGTCCCAGCCGAAAGTATCCGTTTCGCAGATATTGCCGACCACGGTGTAAATGCGTTCGGTGCCTTTCGGATTGGAGATATTGCGGATCAGGTGGAAGGAATCGTAGAACATCGGGCGGATCAGGTGGTTGAAACCGGAGTTCACCCCCACGAATACGGTAGCGGTGGTCTGCTTGATCACATTGGCCTTCACGACAAAATAGCCGCACTGGCTCACCAGGAATTTTCCCGGCTCAAACCAGAGCTGCAGCGGGCGTTTGTAAGATCTGGCGAACTGATTGAAGGCATCCGTGAGCTTTTTGCCCAGCAGGTCGATATCCGTTTCCGGATCTCCCTGCTGATAGGCCACTTTGAAGCCGCTGCCGAGGTCGATGAACTCCAGGTCAGGGAAATGCTCGGTCATCTCGAACATGATCTCTACACCGCGCAGGAATACATCCACATCCTTGATCTCTGAACCGGTATGCATATGCAGCCCGGTTACCCGCAGTTTGGTGGATTTCACGATCCGTTCGATGTGGCGCATCTGGTGAATGGAGATACCGAATTTGCTGTCCACATGCCCGGTAGATATCTTGAAGTTCCCTCCTGCCATGATGTGCGGGTTCAGCCGGATGCAGATGGGATAACTGCTGCCGAACTTGTTGCCGAACTGTTCGAGGATGGAGATATTGTCGATATTGATGTTCACACCCAGGTCCTTTGCCGCGA
This genomic stretch from Chitinophaga sp. XS-30 harbors:
- the lysA gene encoding diaminopimelate decarboxylase codes for the protein MPKQSDVLSADFLVKTAEEFGTPVYVYHAEKIKTQYEKLQKAFSKADARFFYACKALTNINVLRYINSIGCGLDTVSIQEVQLGLKAGFDPKNIIFTPNCVDLQEIIAAKDLGVNINIDNISILEQFGNKFGSSYPICIRLNPHIMAGGNFKISTGHVDSKFGISIHQMRHIERIVKSTKLRVTGLHMHTGSEIKDVDVFLRGVEIMFEMTEHFPDLEFIDLGSGFKVAYQQGDPETDIDLLGKKLTDAFNQFARSYKRPLQLWFEPGKFLVSQCGYFVVKANVIKQTTATVFVGVNSGFNHLIRPMFYDSFHLIRNISNPKGTERIYTVVGNICETDTFGWDRKISDVREGDYLVFYNAGAYGFEMSSNFNSRLKPAEVLVKDGKAHLIRRRDTLEDLLKNQVELPL